Proteins encoded within one genomic window of Manis pentadactyla isolate mManPen7 chromosome 4, mManPen7.hap1, whole genome shotgun sequence:
- the LOC118919902 gene encoding histone H3.3A — MARTKQTARKSTGGKAPRKQLATKAARKSAPSTGGVKKPHRYRPGTVALREIRRYQKSTELLIRKLPFQRLVREIAQDFKTDLRFQSAAIGALQEASEAYLVGLFEDTNLCAIHAKRVTIMPKDIQLARRIRGERA; from the exons ATGGCTCGAACCAAGCAGACTGCTCGTAAATCCACGGGTGGGAAAGCACCCCGTAAACAGCTGGCCACTAAAGCTGCCAGGAAAAGCGCCCCCTCTACCGGCGGGGTGAAAAAGCCTCATCGCTACAG GCCGGGGACCGTTGCACTTAGAGAGATCCGTCGTTACCAGAAATCAACCGAGCTTCTGATCCGGAAGCTGCCTTTCCAGAGGTTGGTGAGGGAGATCGCCCAGGATTTCAAAACTGACTTGAGGTTCCAAAGTGCCGCCATTGGTGCGCTTCAG GAGGCTAGTGAAGCGTACCTCGTGGGTTTATTTGAAGATACTAATCTGTGTGCCATCCACGCTAAGAGAGTCACCATCATGCCCAAAGACATCCAGTTGGCTCGCCGGATACGGGGGGAGAGAGCTTAA